The following proteins come from a genomic window of Phycisphaerales bacterium AB-hyl4:
- the pstB gene encoding phosphate ABC transporter ATP-binding protein PstB → MPTMTDTHAAVADEQAVLEIDRFNLWYGAAQALYDVSLNIPRGKVTALIGPSGCGKSTLLRSVNRLNDLIESANIKGSMRLNGDEIYDPRIDVIELRKRMGMVFQKSNPFPMSIFENVVYSLRIDGERNRKVLAEVCERSLRAAALWDEVKDRLKESGLSLSGGQQQRLCIARAIAAEPEVLLMDEPCSALDPLATGKIEELIEALKGDYSVLIVTHNMQQASRTSDYTAFMYLGRLIEYGPTSDIFTNPHLKETEDYITGRFG, encoded by the coding sequence ATGCCAACCATGACTGACACGCACGCCGCCGTCGCCGACGAGCAGGCAGTGCTTGAGATTGATCGCTTCAACCTGTGGTACGGCGCGGCGCAAGCGTTGTATGACGTGTCGTTGAACATTCCGCGCGGGAAGGTCACGGCTTTGATCGGCCCGTCGGGCTGCGGCAAGTCGACGTTGCTGCGGTCGGTCAATCGGCTGAACGACCTGATCGAGTCGGCAAACATCAAAGGTTCGATGCGACTGAACGGCGACGAGATCTACGACCCGCGCATCGACGTCATCGAATTGCGCAAGCGCATGGGGATGGTCTTTCAGAAGTCGAACCCGTTCCCGATGTCGATCTTTGAAAACGTGGTCTACTCGCTGCGGATCGATGGCGAACGTAATCGCAAGGTGCTCGCCGAGGTGTGCGAGCGATCGCTGCGGGCGGCCGCGTTGTGGGACGAGGTGAAGGACCGTCTGAAGGAGTCGGGCCTGTCTCTGTCGGGTGGTCAGCAGCAGCGGTTGTGCATCGCGCGGGCCATCGCCGCCGAGCCGGAGGTGCTGCTGATGGACGAGCCATGCTCAGCGCTGGATCCGCTTGCGACGGGCAAGATTGAGGAGTTGATCGAGGCGCTCAAGGGCGATTACTCCGTGCTGATTGTGACGCATAACATGCAACAGGCATCGCGCACCAGCGACTACACCGCATTCATGTACCTCGGCAGGTTGATTGAGTATGGCCCGACGTCGGACATCTTCACCAACCCGCACTTGAAAGAAACCGAAGACTACATCACCGGCCGATTCGGTTGA
- the phoU gene encoding phosphate signaling complex protein PhoU: MSAHLHKQILRLKQMIVDLGTQVDVAVQHALQAVHERDPELAREVVAGDERIDMLEVEIEEECLHALALHQPVALDLRYVIAMLKINNDLERIGDLAVNIADQAIFLSGESEVVLPFNLEGMGDGVSRMLQQARAALLDLDVKQAERVRLEDDKIDAIHRDMYRQVEQAIREQPTNTEQYIHMLNVSRHLERIGDHAVNIAEDVIYMARGEIMRHRQPPAEESVSGV, from the coding sequence ATGTCCGCTCACCTTCATAAGCAGATTCTTCGGTTGAAACAGATGATTGTCGACCTTGGTACGCAAGTCGACGTCGCGGTGCAGCATGCCCTGCAAGCGGTGCACGAGCGTGACCCGGAACTGGCACGCGAGGTGGTCGCAGGCGACGAGCGGATCGACATGCTCGAAGTCGAGATTGAAGAAGAATGTCTTCACGCGCTCGCGCTGCATCAGCCGGTGGCGCTGGACTTGCGCTACGTGATCGCGATGTTGAAGATCAACAACGACCTTGAACGCATCGGCGACCTGGCGGTCAATATCGCTGACCAGGCGATCTTCCTGTCCGGCGAGTCGGAGGTCGTGTTGCCGTTTAATCTTGAAGGCATGGGCGACGGTGTCAGCCGTATGCTTCAGCAGGCGCGGGCGGCGCTGCTGGATCTTGATGTAAAGCAGGCGGAGCGCGTTCGGCTGGAGGACGACAAGATCGACGCGATCCACCGTGACATGTATCGGCAGGTCGAGCAGGCGATCCGCGAGCAGCCGACGAATACCGAGCAGTACATTCACATGCTCAATGTGTCGCGCCACCTCGAACGCATCGGCGACCACGCTGTGAACATCGCGGAAGACGTCATCTACATGGCTCGCGGCGAGATCATGCGTCACCGCCAACCGCCCGCGGAGGAGTCGGTCAGCGGTGTGTGA
- a CDS encoding sensor histidine kinase, with protein MNDWLNLTTLVIATLAGLAVVGVIALVVHRSIRNLMLRLNKLEAMRSDFVANVSHEVKTPVSAIKAAVETIQADPAMPREDAERFTKIIARQADRLSAIVDDLLSLARIEQHAGEIYAELQSEPVVSVIEAACETCQAHAQEKKITLNHSCDPALKAPINAPLLEQATVNLIVNAIKYSSEGTTVEVCARPRGREVLIEVTDEGRGIEPEHLPRLFERFYRTDKARSRALGGTGLGLSIVKHVAEAHGGRVSVESEVGRGSMFCIHLLADDPTAK; from the coding sequence ATGAACGACTGGCTGAACCTGACGACGCTTGTGATCGCAACGCTCGCCGGCCTGGCCGTGGTCGGCGTCATCGCGCTGGTGGTGCATCGTTCGATTCGCAACCTGATGCTTCGGCTGAACAAGCTCGAAGCAATGCGCAGCGACTTCGTCGCCAACGTGTCCCACGAAGTCAAGACGCCGGTGAGCGCGATCAAGGCCGCGGTCGAGACCATCCAGGCCGACCCCGCCATGCCGCGCGAAGACGCCGAGCGTTTCACCAAAATCATCGCAAGGCAGGCCGACCGGCTCAGCGCGATCGTCGATGACCTGCTGAGCCTGGCGCGCATCGAGCAGCACGCCGGCGAGATTTACGCCGAGCTGCAAAGCGAGCCCGTCGTGTCGGTGATTGAAGCGGCTTGCGAGACCTGTCAGGCCCACGCGCAGGAAAAAAAAATTACGCTCAACCACTCATGCGACCCCGCATTGAAAGCGCCCATCAACGCCCCTCTGCTGGAGCAGGCGACGGTGAACCTGATCGTCAACGCGATCAAGTACAGTTCGGAAGGGACGACCGTTGAGGTGTGCGCCCGCCCCCGCGGCCGGGAGGTGCTCATCGAAGTCACCGACGAGGGGCGAGGCATTGAACCGGAACATCTGCCCCGCCTGTTCGAACGGTTTTACCGCACGGACAAAGCGCGTAGCCGGGCGCTCGGCGGCACGGGACTCGGCTTGTCGATCGTCAAGCACGTCGCCGAGGCCCATGGCGGGCGCGTGTCCGTCGAAAGCGAAGTCGGCCGGGGGAGCATGTTCTGCATCCACCTGCTCGCGGACGACCCGACCGCCAAGTGA